The proteins below come from a single Mya arenaria isolate MELC-2E11 chromosome 6, ASM2691426v1 genomic window:
- the LOC128237892 gene encoding uncharacterized protein LOC128237892, with product MAAGGASFYKGSDLIHDYSCSTCEENDMNTEAQHFCPQCEHYLCDKCVKLHGGYFKKHVVYGRGDIQKWAGFSMDICDQHGNKLEVHCDDHQELCCSVCVALNHRICSSISHLPDLARGFLETAEFKQLPAVVDKMRSRLDELKNVRTKDQDSLIDSYKNIIAEVKALRKNINTILDQLERKTVEQLDRMMKDLEKSIKDDLETCAQMDHQLKTMIEKLQQITGKNKETSSYTGYIKCQSKLSEATCFVQEIRHNDVMKLKSDESVVPFLRNLKNLGDIEKIHVYKTQSSAQYSIKIKEDSDVCVIVGICELPGGEVVIADGRNHRVKLLNQKYRVTDHYDLHCNVMHLCYITGNDVAVTILNVIHILTLTRGKLKAVRKFTIGHISWSIAHNQGQLFVGSNGGINLYTLKGKFVKKINETDGSGLLVIIVLFLLMWRDFM from the exons atggccGCTGGAGGTGCCTCGTTTTACAAAGGATCTGACCTGATTCATGACTACAGCTGTTCCACCTGTGAGGAAAATGACATGAATACTGAAGCCCAGCACTTCTGTCCACAGTGTGAACACTATCTGTGTGATAAGTGTGTGAAGTTACATGGGGGTTATTTCAagaaacatgttgtttatgGGCGTGGAGACATTCAGAAGTGGGCGGGGTTCTCCATGGATATATGTGACCAACATGGCAACAAGCTGGAGGTCCACTGTGATGACCACCAGGAATTATGCTGCAGTGTATGTGTGGCCCTTAATCACAG GATATGTAGCAGTATCAGTCACTTGCCTGACCTGGCCAGAGGCTTCCTGGAAACAGCAGAGTTCAAGCAGCTGCCAGCAGTAGTTGACAAGATGAGGAGCAGGCTGGATGAGCTCAAGAATGTCAGGACGAAAGATCAAGATTCACTAATTGACTCCTACAAGAACATCATTGCTGAAGTCAAGGCTCTGCgtaaaaacattaatacaatCTTGGACCAGCTTGAGAGAAAGACAGTTGAACAGTTGGACAGGATGATGAAAGATTTAGAGAAGTCCATAAAAGATGATTTAGAAACCTGTGCCCAAATGGATCACCAACTGAAGACCATGATTGAGAAGCTCCAGCAGATCACTGGCAAGAACAAGGAGACCAGTTCTTACACTGGATACATAAAATGTCAGTCTAAATTGAGTGAAGCCACGTGTTTCGTGCAAGAAATACGACATAACGACGTAATGAAGTTAAAGTCAGATGAAAGTGTTGTTCCATTTCTTAGAAACCTGAAAAACCTTGGCGACATTGAAAAAATTCACGTGTACAAGACTCAGAGTTCCGCTCAATATAGTATTAAAATAAAGGAGGATAGCGATGTTTGCGTTATTGTAGGTATATGTGAGTTGCCGGGTGGAGAGGTGGTTATTGCAGACGGTCGCAACCATAGAGTGAAGCTTCTGAACCAGAAGTACCGTGTCACTGATCACTATGATCTTCATTGTAATGTCATGCACTTGTGTTATATAACAGGCAATGATGTAGCTGTAACTATTTTGAATGTGATCCATATTCTCACATTGACCAGAGGGAAGCTAAAGGCAGTGAGAAAGTTCACCATAGGCCATATTTCATGGTCTATTGCCCACAATCAGGGCCAGCTGTTTGTTGGCTCCAATGGTGGCATTAACCTGTACACATTAAAGGGAAAATTCGTAAAGAAGATCAATGAAACCGATGGTTCTGGATTACTAGTGATCATTGTGCTGTTTCTACTGATGTGGAGAGattttatgtaa